A stretch of the Planctomycetota bacterium genome encodes the following:
- a CDS encoding MarR family transcriptional regulator, giving the protein MARSLREQIGKKQPFEQAEEEAYLNIVRTAAALQCEFQRLFKQHGLGESGYNVLRILHAAGRDGRTWSEIRGEMVVPAPDATRVIARLERDELVTREPDAADGRVIRVRITRRGSGLIRRLQGPVRALHDELLGHVPDGELRRLSRLLERTRDG; this is encoded by the coding sequence ATGGCGCGAAGCCTGCGCGAACAAATCGGCAAGAAGCAGCCCTTCGAACAGGCCGAGGAAGAGGCCTACCTGAACATCGTGCGGACGGCCGCGGCGCTGCAGTGCGAGTTCCAGCGGCTGTTCAAGCAGCACGGCCTGGGCGAGAGCGGCTACAACGTGCTGCGCATCCTGCACGCCGCGGGCCGCGACGGCCGAACGTGGAGCGAGATCCGCGGCGAGATGGTCGTGCCCGCGCCCGACGCCACGCGGGTGATCGCCCGGCTCGAGCGAGACGAGCTGGTCACGCGGGAGCCCGACGCCGCCGACGGCCGGGTCATCCGCGTGCGGATCACGCGGCGTGGATCGGGGCTGATCCGCCGGCTGCAGGGGCCGGTGCGGGCGCTGCACGACGAGTTGCTGGGGCACGTGCCCGACGGCGAGCTGCGCCGCCTGAGCCGGTTGCTCGAGCGTACCCGCGACGGCTAG
- a CDS encoding pirin family protein: protein MIEIRSAAGRGTTNLGWLDSRHTFAFGRGFPADGEPHAMGFRGLRVINDDRIAAGAGFQTHPHDNMEILSYVLEGGLEHKDSMGTVQTIRPGDFQLTSAGTGITHSEYNPSDEEPGRFIQIWIKPSERDIEPSYAVLTHDAEAARNALRPVASPDGAAGSMRMHADARVYVSELDAGERVSLGLGADRHAWVQVARGTVRVGEHSLVEGDGAAISDESEVTIDATSGAEVLVFDLP from the coding sequence ATGATCGAGATCCGATCGGCCGCGGGACGGGGCACGACCAACCTGGGCTGGCTGGACAGCCGGCACACCTTCGCCTTTGGCCGGGGCTTTCCGGCGGACGGCGAGCCCCACGCCATGGGCTTCCGCGGGCTGCGGGTGATCAACGACGACCGCATCGCCGCGGGCGCGGGCTTCCAGACCCACCCGCACGACAACATGGAGATCCTCTCCTACGTCCTGGAGGGCGGACTCGAGCACAAGGACTCGATGGGCACGGTGCAGACCATCCGCCCCGGAGACTTCCAGCTGACCAGCGCGGGCACGGGCATCACGCACAGCGAGTACAACCCCAGCGATGAGGAGCCCGGCCGCTTCATCCAGATCTGGATCAAGCCCAGCGAACGGGACATCGAGCCGAGCTACGCGGTGCTCACGCACGACGCGGAGGCGGCCCGCAATGCGCTGCGGCCGGTGGCCAGCCCGGATGGCGCCGCCGGCAGCATGCGGATGCACGCCGACGCGCGGGTGTACGTCTCGGAGCTGGACGCGGGCGAGCGGGTGTCGCTCGGGCTCGGGGCCGACCGGCACGCCTGGGTGCAGGTGGCGCGGGGCACGGTCCGCGTCGGCGAGCACTCGCTCGTCGAGGGCGACGGCGCGGCCATCAGCGACGAATCGGAGGTCACCATCGACGCCACGAGCGGCGCCGAGGTGCTGGTGTTCGACCTGCCGTAG
- a CDS encoding nuclear transport factor 2 family protein: MSDLSSKVHDLIDKMKNGQILEAFDQYYADGVVMQENAETPTEGKAANREREQQFLASIGEWKSLWIDNVAIDEQAGVAFIEYGFNFVNTDGQDITYQQATRQTWKDGQITSERFYHG, from the coding sequence ATGAGCGACCTGAGCAGCAAGGTGCACGACCTGATCGACAAGATGAAGAACGGCCAGATCCTGGAGGCCTTCGACCAGTACTACGCCGACGGCGTGGTGATGCAGGAGAACGCCGAGACGCCCACGGAGGGCAAGGCCGCCAACCGCGAGCGGGAGCAGCAGTTCCTGGCGAGCATCGGCGAATGGAAGAGCCTGTGGATCGACAACGTCGCGATCGATGAGCAGGCCGGCGTCGCCTTCATCGAGTACGGCTTCAACTTCGTGAACACCGACGGCCAGGACATCACCTACCAGCAGGCGACGCGGCAGACCTGGAAGGACGGCCAGATTACTAGCGAGCGGTTCTACCACGGCTGA
- a CDS encoding RidA family protein, whose protein sequence is MSDAIRTDDAPRPVGAYPHARRVGDLLFCSGVGPRSPGANTVPGVTLDASGALIDYDFAAQCRSCFDNVRAVVEAAGARFEDIVDVQAYLTDLPRDFATFNELWKQAFAGEGKPNPCRTTIEVSRLPQGGDAPIAVELKVIARVR, encoded by the coding sequence ATGAGCGACGCGATCCGAACCGATGACGCGCCCCGACCCGTCGGAGCCTACCCGCACGCCCGCCGGGTGGGCGACCTGCTCTTCTGCTCGGGCGTCGGTCCGCGGTCGCCGGGGGCCAACACGGTGCCGGGCGTGACGCTCGACGCCTCGGGCGCGCTCATCGACTATGACTTCGCTGCGCAGTGCCGCTCGTGCTTCGACAACGTCCGCGCCGTCGTGGAAGCCGCGGGCGCACGCTTCGAGGACATCGTCGACGTGCAGGCCTACCTGACCGACCTGCCGCGGGACTTCGCGACCTTCAACGAACTCTGGAAGCAGGCCTTCGCGGGTGAGGGCAAGCCCAATCCCTGCCGCACGACCATCGAGGTCAGCCGGCTGCCGCAGGGAGGGGACGCGCCCATCGCCGTGGAACTCAAGGTGATCGCCCGGGTGCGGTAG
- a CDS encoding aldehyde dehydrogenase, translating to MAAALTNWIAGEPHATAGTLDNIDPATGERIGTVPASTEADVAAAVDAANAAFDAWARTPGEERCRLLLALADAVEADLEAFARAESIDSGKPIAVARSVDIPRAVRNLRFFATAAVQAASESHDAPGAMLSYTLRRPRGVAGCISPWNLPLYLLTWKLAPALASGCTAVAKPSELTPTTAAMLAKRAASILPPGVLNVVHGAGEPTGAAIVRHPGVPSVTFTGSTKVGRWIGSTCGDLLKRCSLELGGKNPLVIFDDADIDRAAETAVRAAFSNQGQICLCGSRVLVQSGAYDRVLAALVEGARSLRPGDPLDDATRFGALVSHDHRDKVAAYVDAARADGAEVLAGGAPPDALPPRVASGAYYSPTVIANATAGCAILSEEVFGPVCTVQRFETEADAVALANASDYGLAASIWTRDLARGHRMAEAVDCGIIWLNCWMLRDLRTPFGGMGHSGVGREGGWEAMRFFTEPKAVTIDTSGASA from the coding sequence ATGGCCGCAGCGCTCACCAATTGGATCGCCGGCGAGCCGCACGCAACCGCGGGCACGCTCGACAACATCGATCCCGCGACGGGCGAGCGCATCGGCACCGTGCCCGCGTCGACCGAGGCCGACGTAGCCGCCGCGGTCGATGCGGCCAATGCCGCCTTCGATGCCTGGGCCCGCACGCCGGGCGAGGAGCGTTGCCGCCTGCTGCTCGCGCTCGCCGACGCCGTTGAGGCCGACCTCGAGGCCTTCGCGCGGGCCGAGTCGATCGATAGCGGCAAGCCGATCGCGGTCGCCCGGTCGGTCGACATCCCGCGGGCGGTCCGCAACCTGCGCTTCTTCGCCACCGCGGCGGTGCAGGCCGCCAGCGAGAGCCACGACGCCCCCGGCGCGATGCTGAGCTACACGCTCCGCCGTCCCCGGGGCGTCGCCGGGTGCATCTCGCCGTGGAACCTGCCGCTGTACCTGCTCACCTGGAAGCTCGCGCCCGCGCTGGCGTCGGGCTGCACCGCCGTCGCCAAGCCCAGCGAGCTGACGCCCACGACGGCCGCCATGCTCGCCAAGCGCGCCGCCTCGATCCTGCCGCCGGGCGTGCTCAACGTCGTGCACGGGGCGGGTGAGCCCACGGGCGCCGCGATCGTCCGCCATCCCGGTGTGCCGAGCGTCACCTTCACCGGCTCGACGAAGGTCGGCCGCTGGATCGGCTCCACCTGCGGCGATCTGCTCAAGCGGTGCTCGCTCGAGCTGGGCGGCAAGAACCCGCTGGTGATCTTCGACGACGCGGACATCGATCGCGCCGCCGAAACCGCCGTGCGCGCGGCGTTCAGCAACCAGGGCCAGATCTGCCTCTGCGGCTCCCGCGTGCTGGTACAGTCGGGCGCGTACGACCGCGTGCTCGCCGCGCTGGTGGAGGGTGCACGATCGCTGCGGCCGGGCGATCCGCTGGACGACGCCACGCGGTTCGGGGCGCTCGTGTCGCACGACCACCGAGACAAGGTCGCCGCCTACGTCGACGCTGCGCGGGCCGATGGCGCCGAGGTGCTGGCCGGCGGCGCCCCGCCCGACGCCCTTCCGCCGCGCGTCGCAAGCGGTGCGTACTACTCGCCCACGGTGATCGCGAACGCGACCGCGGGCTGCGCAATCCTGTCCGAGGAGGTCTTCGGCCCGGTGTGCACCGTGCAGCGCTTCGAGACCGAGGCCGACGCCGTCGCGCTCGCCAACGCGTCCGACTACGGGCTCGCCGCGAGCATCTGGACGCGGGATCTCGCCCGCGGACACCGCATGGCCGAGGCCGTCGACTGCGGCATCATCTGGCTCAATTGCTGGATGCTCCGCGACCTGCGGACGCCCTTCGGCGGCATGGGCCACTCCGGCGTCGGCCGCGAGGGCGGCTGGGAGGCCATGCGCTTCTTCACCGAGCCCAAGGCCGTCACGATCGACACGAGCGGAGCATCGGCATGA
- a CDS encoding SDR family oxidoreductase, whose product MNVDLTGRTALVCGSSQGIGLAAAVELAALGARVTLLARNASRLGGALAELPAGDGVQHDVAEADFQRPDDVVDAATAALDRAGGRFDILVNNTGGPPSGPMVDASADAFVEGFTAHLVNNHRLAQLVLPGMRAAGFGRIVNIISTSVRCPIPGLGVSNTIRAAVAGWAKTLAGEVAADGVTVNSVLPGFTDTARLASLFDAKGQREGRAAADVKADAIAGIPAGRLGEAREVAAAIAFLCTPAAGYITGTVLPVDGGRTPSI is encoded by the coding sequence ATGAACGTCGACCTCACCGGACGGACTGCGCTCGTGTGCGGCTCCAGCCAGGGCATCGGGCTTGCCGCCGCCGTCGAGCTGGCCGCACTCGGCGCCCGCGTCACGCTGCTGGCACGCAACGCCTCGCGCCTGGGCGGGGCGCTGGCCGAGCTGCCGGCGGGCGATGGCGTCCAGCACGACGTCGCCGAGGCCGACTTCCAGCGGCCCGACGACGTGGTCGATGCCGCGACGGCGGCGCTCGATCGCGCCGGCGGCCGCTTCGACATCCTGGTCAACAACACCGGTGGGCCGCCCAGCGGGCCGATGGTCGATGCGTCGGCCGACGCCTTCGTCGAGGGCTTCACGGCCCACCTGGTCAACAACCACCGGCTCGCGCAGCTCGTGCTGCCCGGCATGCGTGCGGCGGGCTTCGGCCGCATCGTCAACATCATCTCCACGTCGGTCCGCTGCCCGATCCCGGGGCTGGGGGTCAGCAACACCATCCGGGCGGCCGTCGCGGGCTGGGCCAAGACGCTGGCGGGCGAGGTCGCCGCCGACGGCGTCACCGTCAACAGCGTGCTGCCGGGCTTCACCGATACCGCGCGGCTGGCGTCGCTCTTCGACGCGAAGGGCCAGCGCGAGGGCCGGGCGGCCGCCGACGTCAAGGCCGACGCCATCGCCGGCATCCCCGCGGGACGGCTGGGCGAGGCCCGGGAGGTCGCCGCCGCCATCGCGTTCCTCTGCACGCCCGCCGCCGGCTACATCACGGGCACGGTGCTGCCCGTCGACGGCGGCCGCACGCCATCCATCTAG
- a CDS encoding GC-type dockerin domain-anchored protein: MASARHAARLAGAIVLAAAAPSIGQLRVGTWNLTDYRGEPGRDEHFRVALFDEFEGRSFRPDVLVVQEMGSASAADRFLGILNSDARGGGDWVAAPYIDGPTTDTVLFYRASRASLRDTSVVSPGGAAPAHPRHLMRYDLAVFGYDEPRLVIYGTHMKAGTSSTDRDRRLAEALALRADARGLPAGTHFLLAGDLNMRGSDEFAYRELVESRASNNGRLFDPIVSPGTWRDSSLFRFLHTQDPVDAMDDRFDQILVNDDLIDGDGLDYLGDATKRISRTTFADPDHSFRTWGNDGTTLDEPMARDNAMVGRTIARALFLAPGGSLGHLPVFLDLRVPAKIGSLTSLDAGEIERGAAASVDLPVGNAGDVARWSAAGIQDLVYSFQADAPLQPPAGEFADPAGGTLDLQAIAIDSAALGPFDAELRILSNDPDEPVRVVRVVGEVVAADCPADIDGDGALTLFDFLAFQNLFDAGDPRADVDGDGALTLFDFLAFQNLFDAGC, encoded by the coding sequence ATGGCATCGGCGCGGCACGCGGCACGGCTGGCGGGGGCGATCGTTCTGGCGGCGGCCGCACCATCGATAGGCCAGCTCCGCGTGGGCACCTGGAACCTGACCGACTACCGCGGCGAGCCCGGCCGCGACGAGCACTTCCGCGTCGCGCTCTTCGACGAGTTCGAGGGCCGATCGTTCCGCCCCGACGTGCTCGTCGTGCAGGAGATGGGCTCGGCCTCGGCCGCAGACCGGTTTCTCGGCATCTTGAACAGCGATGCCCGCGGGGGCGGCGATTGGGTCGCGGCGCCCTACATCGACGGCCCGACGACCGACACCGTGCTCTTCTACCGCGCGAGCCGTGCGTCGCTCCGCGATACGAGCGTCGTCTCGCCCGGCGGCGCGGCCCCGGCGCACCCCCGGCACCTGATGCGGTACGACCTCGCCGTCTTCGGCTACGACGAGCCCAGGCTGGTGATCTACGGCACGCACATGAAGGCGGGCACGTCGTCCACCGATCGTGACCGAAGGCTTGCCGAGGCGCTCGCCCTCCGCGCCGACGCCCGCGGGCTGCCCGCCGGCACGCACTTCCTGCTCGCGGGGGACCTCAACATGCGGGGCTCGGACGAGTTCGCCTACCGCGAACTGGTCGAGTCGCGCGCGAGCAACAACGGGCGGCTGTTCGATCCCATCGTGAGCCCCGGCACCTGGCGGGATAGCTCGCTGTTCCGCTTCCTGCACACCCAGGACCCCGTCGACGCGATGGACGACCGCTTCGACCAGATCCTCGTCAACGACGATCTCATCGACGGCGACGGACTCGACTACCTGGGCGACGCCACAAAGCGCATCAGCCGGACCACGTTCGCCGACCCCGACCACAGCTTCCGCACCTGGGGTAACGACGGCACGACCCTCGACGAGCCGATGGCCCGCGATAACGCCATGGTCGGCCGCACCATCGCCCGCGCCCTCTTCCTGGCGCCGGGTGGCTCGCTCGGGCACCTTCCCGTGTTCCTCGATCTGCGGGTGCCCGCGAAGATCGGCTCGCTCACGAGCCTCGACGCCGGCGAGATCGAGCGGGGCGCCGCCGCCTCGGTCGACCTGCCCGTCGGCAACGCGGGCGACGTCGCCCGCTGGTCGGCCGCCGGCATCCAGGACCTGGTCTACTCGTTCCAGGCCGACGCGCCGCTGCAACCGCCCGCCGGCGAATTCGCCGATCCCGCCGGCGGCACGCTCGACCTGCAGGCCATCGCCATCGATTCGGCCGCCCTCGGTCCCTTCGATGCCGAGCTGCGGATCCTGTCGAACGACCCCGACGAGCCCGTCCGCGTCGTTCGCGTCGTTGGCGAGGTCGTAGCCGCGGACTGCCCGGCCGACATCGATGGCGACGGTGCGCTGACGCTGTTCGACTTCCTCGCCTTCCAGAACCTCTTCGACGCGGGCGATCCGAGAGCCGACGTCGATGGCGACGGCGCGCTCACGCTGTTCGACTTCCTGGCGTTCCAGAACCTCTTCGATGCGGGCTGCTAG
- a CDS encoding FAD-linked oxidase C-terminal domain-containing protein, whose translation MVPPALSLPQLAPGGRGAIPAAAADNLRRLLRGEVRTTLHDRMLYATDASSYQVEPLAVVVPANAQDVVAAVRFAHDHGLPILPRGGGTSLAGQCTNRAIVLDVSAHLTAMRNIDTDRRRCTAEAGLTLDDLNAQLAATGLFFAPDPSTSRQANVGGCIGNNAAGARSVLYGRTSENVAAIDACLADGTPTRFEAGATDPAARRIASGVLDVARRHRQLIRERFPRTLRRNAGYALDLVLDDLECAERQGRDPLDAVNLARLLCGSEGTLAVTLAADLILHEKPRATGLLLLGFNDLDAAIAAVGSLLETQPSAIELVDDVVIDLAMANRQHRRSAEAMPPPATGSLRGVLYVEYFAQSIDELEAKLAEGEGVARASDPAVGAQRVSDPAAVGRAWALRKAGEPLLHGVPSDRKPVSFVEDNAVPVERLGEWVRRFRAIVRKHGTYASFYAHASVGVLHVRPMLDPRDPGDERRMTDIAVEVADLAQELGGVMSGEHGDGRVRGPLLERFYGPELMRAFAEVKAIFDPAGLLNPGNIVGAPVDIGTMLERTRIRPREDEVDVAGVETYFDYQDQHGFRGAVEMCNGAGVCRKRSGGVMCPSYMATLDERHSTRGRGNALRLATTGQLTGGDESPWSDPGTIETLNLCLSCKACKSECPSNVDIARLKAEYTAQRFRERGRPSLQALAFGNIRLLNRMGALAPGLANTLSGSPLMRWLLGALLRVDRRRSLPRFSTSLARLWKRARLDAPAEGPRIAVFGDCFTMFNEPRIGLAAARVLGAFGYRPVLIDAGCCGRPQISMGMLDAAQATLARTFAALEAADAEAIVVLEPSCLSAIRDDWVQLRSAVPIERRRSLASRCHTLEGFLEAGWGEHPRRPEFAESSAEILMHGHCHERSLWGSDAGRALLGRLGAVRTTDATCCGMAGSFGFTTDRYELSMKIGELGALPEARAAAGPVVAAGTSCRHQMLDGAGVHALHPAEVLADALDGARHEAASRDARAAPM comes from the coding sequence ATGGTCCCGCCCGCCCTCTCGCTGCCGCAGCTCGCCCCGGGCGGCCGCGGCGCGATCCCGGCGGCGGCCGCCGACAACCTGCGGAGGTTGCTGCGGGGCGAGGTGCGGACCACGCTGCACGACCGCATGCTCTACGCCACCGATGCGTCGAGCTACCAGGTCGAACCCCTGGCCGTCGTCGTGCCGGCGAACGCGCAAGACGTGGTCGCGGCCGTCCGCTTCGCGCACGACCACGGCCTGCCCATCCTGCCCCGGGGCGGGGGCACGAGCCTCGCGGGCCAGTGCACGAATCGCGCGATCGTGCTCGACGTGTCGGCCCACCTGACCGCGATGCGGAACATCGACACGGATCGCCGCCGCTGCACGGCCGAGGCCGGCCTCACGCTCGACGACCTGAACGCGCAGCTCGCCGCCACGGGTCTGTTCTTCGCGCCCGATCCGTCGACTTCGCGTCAGGCGAACGTCGGGGGGTGCATCGGCAACAACGCCGCGGGAGCGCGCTCGGTGCTCTATGGACGCACCAGCGAGAACGTGGCCGCGATCGACGCCTGCCTGGCCGACGGCACGCCGACGCGCTTCGAGGCGGGCGCGACGGATCCGGCCGCGCGGCGGATCGCATCGGGCGTGCTCGACGTCGCCCGCCGGCACCGCCAGCTCATCCGGGAGCGATTTCCCAGAACGCTCCGCCGCAATGCGGGGTATGCGCTCGACCTCGTGCTCGATGACCTGGAGTGCGCCGAGCGCCAGGGCCGCGACCCGCTCGACGCCGTCAACCTCGCGCGGCTGCTGTGCGGCAGCGAGGGCACGCTCGCGGTGACGCTGGCGGCCGACCTCATCCTGCACGAGAAGCCCCGCGCGACGGGGCTGCTGCTGCTGGGCTTCAACGATCTGGACGCCGCGATCGCCGCCGTCGGCTCGCTGCTGGAGACCCAGCCGTCGGCCATCGAGCTCGTGGACGACGTAGTGATCGACCTGGCGATGGCCAACCGCCAGCACCGGCGATCGGCCGAGGCCATGCCGCCGCCGGCGACCGGCTCGCTCCGCGGCGTGCTCTACGTCGAGTACTTCGCGCAGTCGATCGACGAGCTCGAAGCAAAGCTCGCCGAGGGCGAAGGCGTGGCCCGCGCAAGCGACCCGGCGGTGGGCGCGCAGCGTGTCAGCGATCCGGCTGCGGTCGGCCGCGCCTGGGCCCTCCGCAAGGCGGGCGAGCCCCTCCTGCACGGCGTGCCGAGCGACCGCAAGCCCGTGTCCTTCGTCGAGGACAACGCCGTCCCGGTCGAGCGGCTGGGCGAGTGGGTGCGGCGGTTCCGGGCGATCGTCCGGAAACACGGCACCTACGCATCCTTCTATGCGCACGCCTCGGTGGGCGTGCTGCACGTGCGGCCGATGCTCGATCCGAGGGACCCCGGCGACGAGCGGCGGATGACGGACATCGCCGTCGAGGTCGCCGACCTTGCGCAAGAACTCGGCGGCGTGATGTCGGGCGAGCACGGCGACGGCCGCGTGCGCGGGCCGCTGCTCGAGCGCTTCTACGGCCCCGAGCTGATGCGCGCCTTCGCGGAGGTCAAGGCCATCTTCGATCCTGCGGGCCTGCTGAACCCCGGCAACATCGTCGGCGCGCCGGTCGACATCGGCACGATGCTGGAACGCACACGCATCCGGCCGCGGGAGGACGAGGTCGATGTTGCCGGCGTCGAGACCTACTTCGACTACCAGGACCAGCACGGCTTCCGCGGGGCCGTCGAGATGTGCAACGGCGCTGGCGTCTGCCGCAAGCGCAGCGGCGGCGTCATGTGTCCCAGCTACATGGCCACCCTCGACGAGCGGCACAGCACGCGGGGCCGCGGCAACGCCCTGCGGCTGGCGACCACGGGCCAGCTGACCGGCGGCGACGAGAGCCCCTGGAGCGACCCGGGCACCATCGAGACGCTCAACCTGTGCCTGAGCTGCAAGGCCTGCAAGAGCGAGTGCCCCAGCAACGTCGACATCGCGAGGCTCAAGGCCGAGTACACCGCTCAGCGGTTCCGCGAGCGGGGTCGCCCGAGCCTGCAGGCGCTGGCCTTCGGCAACATCCGCCTGCTGAACCGGATGGGCGCACTGGCCCCGGGCCTCGCGAACACCCTGAGCGGATCCCCGCTGATGCGGTGGCTGCTCGGGGCGCTGCTGCGCGTCGATCGCCGGCGGAGCCTGCCGAGGTTCTCGACCTCGCTTGCGCGGCTGTGGAAGCGGGCGCGTCTCGACGCACCGGCCGAGGGCCCGCGGATCGCGGTCTTCGGCGACTGCTTCACGATGTTCAACGAGCCACGGATCGGCCTCGCGGCGGCGCGGGTGCTGGGGGCCTTCGGCTACCGGCCGGTGCTGATCGACGCCGGCTGCTGCGGCCGTCCCCAGATCAGCATGGGCATGCTCGATGCGGCCCAGGCCACGCTGGCGCGCACGTTCGCGGCGCTCGAGGCCGCCGACGCCGAGGCCATCGTCGTGCTCGAGCCCAGCTGCCTGTCGGCCATCCGCGACGACTGGGTGCAGCTCAGGAGCGCCGTCCCCATCGAACGCCGGCGCTCCCTGGCGTCCCGGTGCCACACGCTGGAGGGCTTCCTGGAGGCCGGGTGGGGTGAGCACCCCCGGCGGCCCGAGTTCGCCGAGTCCTCGGCCGAGATCCTGATGCACGGGCACTGCCACGAGCGGTCGCTGTGGGGCAGCGACGCGGGCCGGGCGCTGCTCGGGCGGCTGGGGGCGGTGCGGACGACCGACGCGACCTGCTGCGGCATGGCCGGCTCCTTCGGCTTCACGACCGACCGCTACGAGCTGT